One Pseudomonadota bacterium DNA window includes the following coding sequences:
- the sucC gene encoding ADP-forming succinate--CoA ligase subunit beta: MDIHEYQAKKILSTFGISVPKGKVAYTLSEAVQQAALLKNGHSSCWVIKAQIHSGGRGKSGGIQFAHNLEDVATHAQNLLGKRLITSQTGSEAKKVNILYIEESIPIQKEFYVSFFLNRSLARISVLFSLKGGTNVEKYNENLFPDFNCISLDPFLGLTSLDIHKLLIPFRFEKKLLEKLEKLLQQLYNVYTSLDAILLEINPLALTESEDLVCVDAKMSFDDNALFRQSNIRALRDFHEQDKFEIEATQYGLHYIKLKGNIGCLANGAGLAMATLDLLHSKGGNAANFLDMGGRATEEKILKAFQIILSDSSVKGILVNIFGGILPCKNVAKALVQALKDQKKCLPIVVRFIGNTEKEAHQIIRTSQFPIHMTTDLEEASQRIIDAVRI, encoded by the coding sequence ATGGATATACATGAATATCAAGCAAAAAAAATTCTTTCAACTTTTGGTATTTCTGTTCCAAAAGGAAAAGTTGCTTACACTCTTTCTGAAGCCGTACAACAGGCTGCTCTTTTAAAAAATGGTCACTCGTCTTGTTGGGTCATTAAAGCTCAAATTCATTCAGGGGGCCGTGGAAAATCTGGAGGCATACAATTTGCTCACAATTTAGAAGATGTTGCAACCCATGCTCAAAATCTTCTTGGAAAAAGATTAATAACCTCCCAGACAGGATCAGAAGCTAAAAAAGTAAATATCCTTTATATTGAAGAAAGCATCCCTATTCAGAAAGAATTTTATGTAAGCTTTTTTTTAAATCGATCTCTTGCACGTATTTCAGTTCTCTTTTCCTTAAAAGGAGGGACCAACGTTGAAAAATACAATGAGAACTTATTTCCTGATTTTAATTGTATTTCACTCGATCCATTTCTTGGGCTTACTTCTTTGGATATCCATAAGCTTCTTATCCCTTTTAGGTTTGAAAAAAAACTTTTAGAAAAGCTCGAAAAACTTCTGCAACAACTCTATAATGTTTATACGTCTCTTGACGCCATACTTCTTGAAATTAACCCTTTAGCACTCACGGAATCTGAAGATCTTGTTTGTGTGGATGCCAAAATGAGCTTCGATGATAATGCTCTTTTTCGTCAATCTAACATTAGAGCCCTACGAGACTTCCATGAACAAGACAAGTTTGAAATTGAAGCCACGCAGTATGGGCTACATTATATAAAACTTAAAGGAAATATTGGATGCCTGGCAAATGGCGCTGGACTTGCGATGGCAACGCTTGATCTTCTTCATTCCAAAGGTGGGAATGCTGCAAATTTTTTAGACATGGGCGGAAGAGCTACAGAAGAAAAAATCTTAAAAGCTTTTCAAATTATTTTATCGGATTCTTCTGTTAAAGGAATTTTAGTAAATATTTTTGGAGGCATTCTTCCTTGCAAAAATGTTGCAAAGGCACTTGTTCAAGCTTTAAAAGATCAAAAAAAATGCCTTCCTATTGTCGTAAGATTTATTGGAAACACCGAAAAAGAAGCGCATCAAATCATAAGAACGTCTCAATTTCCCATCCATATGACCACAGACTTAGAGGAAGCATCTCAAAGGATTATTGATGCCGTTAGGATTTAA
- the sucD gene encoding succinate--CoA ligase subunit alpha: MPILIDRSTRVICQGFTGYEGTFHSQKALRYGTQLKGGVTPGKGGSIHLNLPVFNTVKEAKHATDATASILFVPAPYAKNAILEAIYAELDLIVVITEGIPIGDMIYIKRVLEDSNTRLIGPNCPGIITPGECKIGIMPARIHLPGEIGVMSRSGTLTYEAVDQLTRLGLGQSTCVGIGGDPICGLGFIDCFKLFMNDPNTKAIVLIGEIGGSQEEEFAAFYKSTPLKKPVVAFIAGQTAPFEKQMGHAGAFISKGIGTADTKIKALENAAISVVQSPLLIGQTLKTLLESSSYKTMEICFPQKKF, from the coding sequence ATGCCTATTTTAATTGATCGTTCCACACGTGTTATTTGCCAAGGATTTACAGGTTATGAGGGCACTTTTCATTCTCAAAAAGCCCTTCGCTATGGAACGCAACTTAAAGGAGGCGTGACACCTGGAAAGGGGGGAAGCATTCACTTAAATCTCCCCGTTTTCAATACAGTTAAAGAAGCCAAACATGCGACTGATGCAACAGCTTCTATCCTTTTCGTTCCTGCGCCTTATGCAAAAAACGCCATTCTTGAAGCAATTTATGCTGAGCTTGATCTTATCGTTGTTATCACGGAAGGAATTCCAATTGGGGACATGATCTATATAAAACGTGTCCTTGAAGACTCAAATACACGTCTTATTGGCCCGAATTGCCCGGGTATTATAACCCCCGGAGAATGCAAAATTGGGATTATGCCAGCACGTATTCATCTTCCAGGGGAAATCGGCGTTATGTCACGTTCCGGAACATTAACGTATGAAGCTGTCGATCAATTAACACGCCTTGGCCTGGGACAATCAACCTGTGTTGGTATTGGAGGAGATCCTATTTGTGGACTCGGGTTTATTGATTGTTTTAAACTTTTTATGAATGATCCAAATACAAAAGCCATCGTTCTCATTGGGGAAATTGGAGGATCTCAAGAAGAAGAGTTTGCAGCTTTCTATAAAAGCACGCCTCTAAAAAAACCTGTTGTTGCCTTTATTGCGGGGCAAACAGCCCCTTTTGAAAAGCAGATGGGGCATGCGGGCGCATTTATTTCAAAGGGAATCGGAACCGCTGACACAAAAATTAAAGCCCTTGAAAACGCCGCAATATCTGTTGTCCAGTCTCCTCTTCTTATCGGGCAGACCCTAAAAACGCTTTTGGAATCTTCTTCATACAAGACCATGGAAATATGCTTTCCACAAAAGAAATTCTAA
- a CDS encoding aldo/keto reductase yields the protein MEKRQLGANGPLVSALGLGCMGMSMGYGTRDDAQSILTLEKSIELGITFFDTADMYGWGHNEQLIGPILKKVRDKIILATKMGFKKNGDGFVLDGSPSYIKEACEKSLRNLKIDVIDLYYLHRVSPHTPIEVSIEALAELVKEGKIRYIGISEVKPETIRRAAKIHPICAVQTEYSLWQRDPEKEILSTCRELGIGFVAYCPLGRGFLTGTIEQDNSYVESDFRNFLPRFQGENFQENKKVLSKFKEFSEFKGVSPSQLALAWLLAQGKDIVPIPGTKNIAYLEDNIKALHISLSKDDIETLNTIFVMGCAKGEKYPHPHELES from the coding sequence GTGGAAAAGCGTCAATTAGGAGCCAATGGACCTCTTGTATCTGCTCTTGGTTTGGGATGTATGGGAATGTCAATGGGATATGGGACACGAGATGATGCGCAATCCATCTTAACCCTTGAAAAGTCTATAGAGCTTGGAATTACTTTCTTTGATACAGCTGATATGTATGGATGGGGGCATAACGAACAGCTCATCGGCCCTATTTTAAAAAAAGTACGGGATAAGATTATTTTAGCCACAAAAATGGGATTTAAAAAAAATGGAGATGGTTTTGTGCTGGATGGGAGTCCATCTTATATTAAAGAAGCCTGTGAGAAGAGCCTCAGAAACTTAAAGATTGACGTGATAGATCTTTATTATTTACATCGCGTTTCTCCTCATACACCTATAGAAGTTTCAATCGAAGCGCTTGCGGAACTCGTAAAGGAAGGAAAAATACGATATATTGGAATTTCAGAAGTAAAGCCAGAGACTATTCGAAGAGCTGCAAAAATACACCCTATTTGTGCGGTACAAACAGAATATTCTTTATGGCAAAGGGATCCAGAAAAAGAAATCTTATCGACGTGTCGTGAACTGGGAATAGGATTTGTTGCCTATTGTCCCTTAGGGCGCGGATTTCTAACGGGAACGATTGAACAGGATAACAGCTATGTGGAAAGTGATTTTCGAAATTTTCTTCCCCGATTCCAAGGAGAAAACTTTCAAGAAAACAAAAAGGTGCTTTCAAAATTTAAAGAATTTTCTGAATTTAAAGGAGTTTCCCCTTCTCAGCTTGCATTGGCATGGCTTTTGGCGCAAGGAAAAGATATTGTTCCAATTCCTGGAACTAAGAATATTGCCTACTTAGAAGATAATATAAAAGCTCTTCACATTTCTTTATCAAAAGATGACATTGAAACTTTAAATACAATATTTGTTATGGGATGCGCCAAGGGAGAAAAATATCCCCATCCACATGAGCTTGAAAGCTAG
- the rfaE1 gene encoding D-glycero-beta-D-manno-heptose-7-phosphate kinase: MINDSLSFFLSSQKTPILCVGDIMLDIFVQGSVSRISPEAPIPVFKYIHEHSLLGGVGNVVRNLEGLEVPSILIGLLGDDDAAQTLESLIQASSFISPQFLKCPHFKTTQKTRFIAGAHQLLRVDKELPEGILPEHSKTLQKKVLEYLPSANVIVLSDYSKGVLSKDLLIPLIQEACFHKKIIIVDPKGKDYSRYRGATILTPNRQELHVATDLPTDTDDECIFAAHKIRKDHNIETVLVTRGGQGMTLVTQNDAAHFPASALEVFDVSGAGDTVVAVLAAALNEGLTLEVAVQMANTAGGIVVGKVGTAAIEKQELQDALHHQHVLSPQKICSLSQAIDLRIKWQRRGLKVGFTNGCFDLLHPGHLHVLRESKAQCDRLIVGLNKDASIKNLKGEKRPIQGEDARALILAALEVVDCIILFEEETPYNLIINLKPDVLIKGADYTVETVVGSSEVLRYGGKVHLVNLIPDQSTTNLVKKMKPTSTP, from the coding sequence ATGATCAATGATTCTTTAAGCTTTTTTTTATCTTCTCAAAAAACGCCGATCCTATGTGTTGGCGATATCATGCTGGATATTTTTGTTCAAGGAAGTGTAAGCCGCATTTCTCCAGAAGCACCGATTCCCGTTTTTAAATATATTCATGAACACTCTCTTTTAGGAGGAGTCGGAAACGTTGTCCGGAACTTGGAAGGTCTTGAAGTTCCTTCAATCTTAATTGGGCTCCTCGGAGACGATGACGCTGCTCAAACTCTTGAAAGTTTGATTCAAGCTTCGTCTTTTATTTCCCCTCAATTTTTAAAATGCCCTCATTTTAAGACAACTCAAAAAACACGTTTCATAGCGGGTGCACACCAGCTTTTAAGAGTCGACAAAGAACTTCCGGAAGGCATTCTGCCAGAGCATAGTAAAACCTTACAAAAAAAAGTCTTAGAATATCTTCCATCCGCCAACGTTATTGTCTTGTCTGATTATAGCAAAGGGGTCCTTTCAAAAGATCTTTTAATTCCTCTTATCCAAGAAGCATGCTTTCATAAAAAAATTATTATTGTTGATCCCAAGGGAAAAGACTATAGCCGCTATCGAGGGGCCACAATCCTAACGCCAAATCGTCAAGAGCTCCACGTTGCAACCGATCTTCCGACCGATACGGATGACGAATGTATTTTTGCTGCTCATAAAATAAGAAAAGATCATAATATTGAAACCGTCCTTGTTACACGAGGAGGACAGGGAATGACGCTTGTTACACAAAATGATGCAGCTCATTTTCCAGCCAGTGCCTTAGAAGTTTTTGATGTTTCAGGCGCCGGTGATACGGTTGTTGCTGTTCTTGCAGCTGCTTTAAATGAAGGCCTTACGCTTGAAGTTGCTGTTCAAATGGCGAATACAGCAGGTGGCATTGTGGTGGGGAAAGTTGGAACAGCTGCTATTGAAAAGCAAGAACTTCAAGATGCTCTTCATCACCAACACGTCCTTTCTCCCCAAAAAATTTGCTCTCTTTCACAAGCCATTGATTTAAGAATTAAATGGCAACGCCGAGGTTTAAAGGTTGGATTTACAAATGGATGCTTTGACCTTTTGCACCCAGGGCATCTCCATGTCCTCAGAGAAAGCAAAGCACAATGCGATCGCCTTATTGTCGGACTTAACAAAGACGCTTCTATTAAAAACCTCAAAGGAGAGAAACGTCCCATTCAAGGAGAAGATGCACGTGCTCTTATTCTTGCAGCACTGGAAGTTGTTGATTGCATCATTTTATTTGAAGAAGAAACTCCTTATAACTTAATTATCAACTTAAAACCAGATGTCCTTATAAAAGGCGCTGACTATACCGTTGAGACAGTTGTTGGAAGTTCTGAGGTCCTGCGTTATGGTGGAAAAGTCCATCTTGTGAATCTTATTCCAGATCAAAGTACAACAAATCTTGTAAAAAAAATGAAACCAACATCAACCCCATGA
- a CDS encoding FtsX-like permease family protein has product MLYVAWRMLIGNRSKFLGIVLGLTFAGLIMTQQPGVFVGVMTRTFGFITDVALPDIWVMDPMVQFIDDNKPLPAPNLYEVASIEGVAWAKPLYKGFITARLANGTFQNCNLIGIDSATLIGAPPILCAGKLSDLRQPDAIIVNQEGALDKLAENSSLPNGKKIPLQIGQRIELNDHRAVVVGIAKTSRTFQSQPIIFTTFERAIEFSPPQRQTLTFILVKAKKGEDLLALCKRIHNLTGLAAYTSDQFKDLTVQYYLKYTGIPINFGISVFLGFLVGAAIAGQTFYNFTLENLRYFGVLKAMGISNKVLFLMILTQALFVAFLGYGLGLGITCLCALLTHDSMLAFRFPYALMFFSLGGILLISALSAFLSLRQVFKLDPVIVFRS; this is encoded by the coding sequence ATGCTTTATGTTGCTTGGCGTATGCTCATTGGAAATCGCAGCAAATTTTTAGGAATTGTATTAGGTCTTACCTTCGCAGGGCTCATTATGACACAACAACCTGGTGTTTTTGTTGGGGTGATGACACGTACATTTGGGTTTATAACAGATGTTGCATTGCCTGATATTTGGGTCATGGATCCCATGGTACAATTTATCGACGATAATAAACCTCTTCCGGCACCTAACCTTTATGAAGTTGCAAGCATTGAGGGTGTAGCATGGGCAAAACCTCTTTATAAAGGATTTATCACAGCACGCCTTGCAAACGGAACGTTTCAGAATTGTAATCTTATTGGTATCGATAGCGCAACGCTCATTGGAGCTCCTCCAATTCTATGCGCAGGAAAGCTCTCTGATTTACGCCAACCAGATGCCATCATTGTGAATCAAGAAGGAGCCCTTGACAAGCTCGCAGAAAATTCTTCTCTTCCTAATGGCAAAAAAATTCCTCTCCAAATCGGGCAGCGCATCGAACTTAATGACCATAGAGCCGTCGTCGTTGGCATTGCAAAAACAAGTCGCACGTTTCAATCTCAGCCTATTATTTTTACAACATTTGAACGGGCGATTGAATTTTCTCCTCCTCAACGTCAAACGTTAACTTTTATTCTTGTTAAAGCAAAAAAAGGTGAAGATCTTCTGGCTCTGTGTAAACGCATTCATAACCTCACAGGTCTTGCCGCATACACCAGTGATCAATTTAAAGATCTTACGGTTCAATATTACCTTAAATATACAGGAATCCCCATAAATTTTGGTATTTCTGTCTTTCTGGGGTTTTTAGTTGGAGCTGCCATTGCAGGGCAGACTTTTTATAATTTTACACTTGAAAATTTACGTTATTTTGGGGTCCTTAAAGCCATGGGCATTTCGAATAAAGTTCTTTTTTTAATGATTCTTACGCAAGCACTCTTTGTTGCTTTTTTAGGGTACGGATTAGGTCTTGGAATAACATGTCTCTGTGCCCTCCTCACACATGACTCCATGCTTGCTTTCCGTTTTCCTTACGCTCTTATGTTCTTTAGTTTAGGAGGTATCCTTCTCATTTCAGCACTTTCAGCTTTTTTAAGTCTTCGTCAAGTTTTTAAACTTGATCCTGTCATTGTGTTTCGGAGTTAA
- a CDS encoding ABC transporter ATP-binding protein produces MKVAVSCKNLIKKFGNGANEITVLQGINLEVRDGELLILAGPSGCGKTTLISIIAGILTQTSGICEVYNQNIHDLSPLALCAFRSKVIGFVFQSYNLLPTLTAAENVGLPLMIQGMGHYEATNLGKEMLKKVGLEDWVDAYSSTLSGGQQQRVAIARALIHNPRLIVCDEPTSALDSENGHLVMTLLKDLAMREKCALIVVTHDARIYSFADRIAKMEDGRILKIVSPHEALE; encoded by the coding sequence ATGAAAGTTGCTGTTTCATGCAAAAACCTTATTAAAAAATTTGGAAATGGCGCCAATGAAATTACGGTCCTTCAAGGAATCAACTTAGAAGTTAGGGATGGCGAACTTCTTATTCTCGCAGGACCTTCTGGATGCGGTAAAACAACTCTCATTTCTATTATTGCAGGTATTTTAACACAAACAAGTGGAATCTGTGAGGTTTACAATCAAAACATTCATGATCTTTCCCCCCTTGCTTTATGTGCTTTTCGATCCAAAGTAATTGGCTTCGTTTTTCAATCTTATAATCTTCTTCCCACGCTTACAGCTGCAGAAAATGTGGGGCTTCCTCTTATGATTCAAGGAATGGGACATTATGAGGCTACGAATTTAGGCAAAGAAATGCTTAAAAAAGTAGGACTTGAAGATTGGGTAGACGCCTATTCATCAACGCTTTCAGGAGGACAGCAACAACGCGTTGCCATTGCGCGGGCTCTTATCCATAATCCACGGCTTATTGTGTGTGATGAGCCAACGAGTGCCTTAGACAGCGAAAATGGACATCTTGTAATGACACTTTTAAAAGATCTTGCCATGCGTGAAAAGTGTGCTTTGATTGTTGTCACCCATGATGCGCGCATTTATTCTTTTGCAGACAGAATTGCAAAGATGGAAGACGGTCGTATTTTAAAAATTGTATCACCTCATGAGGCTTTAGAATGA
- a CDS encoding efflux RND transporter periplasmic adaptor subunit has protein sequence MKKISLLHFLIGASLLGIIGGTFMGYLSSKKPLVQVPFIAPTISPYTTFIAGSGVVESPGQNIELGTSIAGLVKKVTVKPGALIKKGDVLLTIDERAERAFLKTQKANLKAAQDSIKEAQAKLKSAQDQYNLITKIVDKRAISKAELLKFQNDVIIAKTSVDHVKSLFDVAKAQLHAAQVNVNLCKILSPIDGEVLQVNTRPGQYASTGMSSPPLMLLGSKTHYDVRIDIDEADAWRFHKGAEATAYVRGNPLLSTKLTYAYTEPYILPKKNLNGDATEIVDTRVLQVVYSFDPKKLPVYIGQQVDVYIKADPIGPEVRYGGPLEKSK, from the coding sequence ATGAAAAAAATATCTCTTCTCCATTTTCTTATTGGAGCGTCTCTTTTGGGTATTATAGGAGGCACTTTTATGGGGTATTTATCCTCTAAAAAACCGCTTGTTCAAGTTCCTTTTATTGCCCCAACGATTTCTCCTTACACTACATTTATTGCAGGAAGTGGTGTTGTCGAATCTCCTGGGCAAAACATTGAGCTCGGAACGTCCATTGCGGGCCTTGTTAAAAAAGTTACTGTAAAACCAGGCGCTCTTATAAAAAAAGGAGACGTTCTTCTTACAATAGATGAGCGTGCTGAACGCGCTTTTCTTAAAACGCAAAAAGCAAACTTAAAAGCAGCCCAAGATTCAATTAAAGAGGCTCAAGCGAAACTTAAAAGCGCACAAGATCAATATAATCTCATCACAAAGATTGTAGATAAACGGGCTATTTCAAAAGCTGAGCTTCTGAAATTTCAAAATGATGTTATTATTGCCAAAACGTCTGTTGATCATGTGAAAAGTCTTTTTGATGTTGCAAAAGCCCAACTTCATGCTGCTCAAGTCAATGTCAATCTATGCAAAATCCTTTCTCCTATTGATGGTGAAGTTCTTCAAGTCAATACACGGCCAGGCCAATATGCGTCCACAGGAATGTCGTCACCTCCTCTCATGCTCCTTGGTTCAAAAACACACTATGATGTCCGAATTGACATTGATGAAGCAGATGCCTGGCGTTTTCATAAGGGGGCAGAAGCTACCGCTTATGTACGTGGAAATCCTTTGCTTTCAACAAAATTAACCTATGCGTACACGGAGCCTTACATTCTTCCTAAAAAAAACCTGAATGGCGATGCTACAGAAATTGTGGATACACGTGTTTTACAAGTTGTATACTCCTTTGATCCAAAAAAGCTCCCCGTTTATATTGGCCAACAAGTCGATGTTTACATCAAAGCCGACCCCATCGGTCCAGAAGTCCGATATGGCGGACCTTTGGAGAAATCTAAATGA
- a CDS encoding efflux transporter outer membrane subunit: MKKSITLLLFLLLIQGCSVGPDYQKPNIQVPSSWENGLQSQSPQEHPLTPAWWENFQDPLLNTLMTEALAHNLTLKEALARIESARQQLAQAETSFFPTFTVDGAYERERLSKNAPNYNPAYYLGTYNDVRLGVSTSWELDLFGRIQHAEEMAQATFEISVADAKGVMLTLQASVAQTYIKIRSLQIQLQIQKHLSSLSQEALMLTQDLMSAGRLDQQAVEDAQSTYDSTMAENASLEISFKTALHQLAILLGKPPATLYQLFSCPRSIPLPPPSVFSELPSTLLEHRPDIQAAERALARSTAKIGLLTGDLFPKFSLTGYWGYESTNGTTLIRSKSATFHVGPIFTWPIFDFGRIRDSIKSQEAERDAVFYAYQEVILKALAEVETALITLKNKAIFYQKKETSLAAQKTKLLLTQNLYEAGTIDYLEVIEKQQAALNEDLKTRISAEEYACAAIDLYTALGVGIPRIKENIS, translated from the coding sequence ATGAAAAAATCAATAACTCTCCTTCTTTTTCTTCTTTTAATACAAGGATGTAGTGTAGGGCCTGATTATCAAAAACCAAACATTCAAGTTCCTTCTTCTTGGGAAAATGGGCTTCAATCCCAAAGTCCTCAAGAGCATCCTTTAACCCCTGCTTGGTGGGAAAATTTTCAAGATCCTCTTTTAAACACCCTCATGACAGAAGCTCTCGCGCATAACTTAACTCTGAAAGAAGCTCTCGCACGGATAGAATCCGCACGCCAGCAATTGGCTCAAGCCGAGACCTCTTTCTTTCCAACTTTTACGGTTGATGGAGCCTATGAGCGGGAACGCCTTAGTAAAAATGCCCCGAACTATAATCCAGCTTATTATCTTGGAACCTATAATGATGTGCGACTCGGAGTCTCAACATCTTGGGAACTTGATCTTTTTGGACGTATCCAACATGCAGAAGAAATGGCGCAAGCAACTTTTGAGATCAGTGTTGCCGATGCAAAAGGAGTTATGCTTACACTTCAAGCAAGCGTCGCTCAAACGTATATTAAAATACGCAGCCTTCAAATACAGCTTCAGATTCAAAAACACCTGAGTTCTCTTTCCCAGGAAGCTCTTATGTTGACACAAGATTTAATGTCCGCAGGTCGCCTTGACCAACAAGCCGTTGAAGATGCACAAAGTACCTATGATTCTACAATGGCTGAGAATGCTTCGCTTGAAATTTCCTTTAAAACAGCTCTTCATCAGCTTGCCATTCTTCTTGGAAAACCACCTGCAACACTTTATCAACTCTTTTCTTGTCCGCGATCTATCCCTCTTCCACCGCCTTCTGTATTTTCAGAACTGCCGTCAACGCTTTTAGAGCACCGGCCTGATATCCAAGCTGCAGAACGCGCCCTTGCACGTTCCACAGCAAAAATTGGTCTTTTAACAGGAGATCTCTTTCCAAAATTCTCACTCACAGGTTATTGGGGCTACGAAAGTACGAATGGGACAACGCTTATTCGTTCAAAAAGTGCAACCTTTCATGTGGGTCCAATTTTTACATGGCCAATCTTTGATTTTGGTCGAATCCGCGATTCTATAAAATCCCAAGAAGCTGAACGAGATGCTGTCTTTTATGCTTATCAAGAAGTTATTCTAAAAGCTCTTGCAGAAGTTGAAACAGCTCTTATTACGCTTAAAAACAAAGCTATTTTCTATCAAAAAAAAGAAACATCCCTTGCCGCTCAAAAAACAAAACTTCTCTTAACTCAAAATTTATATGAAGCTGGAACTATAGATTATTTAGAGGTTATTGAAAAACAACAAGCTGCTTTGAATGAAGACCTTAAAACAAGAATCAGTGCTGAAGAATATGCCTGTGCGGCTATTGATCTTTATACTGCTCTTGGTGTTGGCATTCCAAGAATCAAAGAAAATATATCTTAA
- a CDS encoding GNAT family N-acetyltransferase — protein MLFRVFIIFLMLISPSSYAFEDIMSEEEIKNYKGPLSSLSLNPAKGFTVWQSSETLETLSWPSYGNFKHLKTHQEHMPGTLEITVSSFTSKRDFLGLCEGLHKYNVSKLDSSFLEPNKEFKIPGSMIQGKFMGEYLFITLSHDLNPYIIQHIEKESFLKGARRIGFVFGNYDDEVTPLLEVPSEHLGLFQMLQSLEYVYERGHCDMVTGNYEDIFLKTLSPSSHQISTSHLSLKSDLLEWHSEETSSFFPELLEDFGVFVRDSQGKVLGGVIGEIQKEVAFPFAHIKVFFMEEAQRGTGLGKRVMKKVEHFLQACSLKHVSLETMDHQAPWFYEKIGYRRVNTLRQICKGRHGEYLDFHFYVKVFP, from the coding sequence ATGTTATTCAGAGTATTCATCATTTTCTTAATGTTAATTTCTCCTTCTTCCTACGCATTTGAAGACATCATGTCTGAAGAAGAAATAAAAAATTATAAAGGTCCTTTATCCTCTCTTTCTTTAAATCCTGCCAAAGGATTCACCGTATGGCAGTCTTCTGAAACACTAGAAACCCTTTCATGGCCTTCTTATGGTAATTTTAAACATTTAAAAACCCATCAAGAGCATATGCCTGGCACACTCGAAATAACTGTTTCTTCTTTCACATCGAAAAGAGATTTTTTAGGACTTTGTGAAGGGCTTCATAAATATAATGTCAGCAAACTTGATTCGTCTTTTCTTGAACCAAACAAAGAATTTAAGATTCCTGGATCAATGATCCAAGGGAAATTTATGGGAGAATATCTTTTCATAACACTCTCACATGACCTTAATCCTTACATTATTCAACATATTGAGAAAGAATCATTTTTAAAAGGCGCACGACGAATAGGTTTTGTTTTTGGAAATTATGACGACGAAGTGACCCCCCTTTTAGAAGTTCCGAGTGAGCATCTTGGTCTTTTTCAGATGCTCCAATCTTTAGAATATGTGTATGAACGAGGACACTGTGATATGGTAACAGGAAATTACGAAGATATCTTCCTGAAAACGCTTTCTCCTTCCTCCCATCAAATTTCTACTTCCCATCTTTCCCTAAAGAGTGACCTTCTGGAGTGGCATTCGGAAGAAACGTCCTCTTTCTTCCCTGAACTCTTAGAAGATTTTGGTGTTTTTGTAAGAGATTCGCAAGGTAAGGTGCTGGGAGGCGTAATAGGAGAAATTCAGAAGGAAGTTGCTTTTCCTTTTGCTCACATTAAGGTCTTTTTTATGGAAGAAGCTCAACGCGGAACTGGTCTAGGAAAGCGTGTGATGAAAAAAGTAGAACACTTTCTTCAAGCTTGTAGTTTGAAGCACGTATCCTTGGAAACGATGGATCATCAAGCGCCTTGGTTTTATGAAAAAATAGGATACAGAAGA